One window from the genome of Fervidobacterium thailandense encodes:
- a CDS encoding amino acid ABC transporter ATP-binding protein: MNENTTSSEASQEILRIENLHKRFGNLEVLKGVNLSVKKAETIVIIGPSGGGKSTLLRCINRLEEYQSGKIFLDGVDIQQIDVNKLRTRVGMVFQQFNLFPHMNVLQNLILAPMKVKNMPEEQAIEKAHALLQRVGLLDKIYAFPEQLSGGQKQRVAIARALMMDPEVMLFDEPTSALDPELVGEVLEVMKNLAESGMTMLVVTHEMGFARDVADRIVFISNGVVEEEGPPEQILKNPQKQRTKEFLRRILE; encoded by the coding sequence ATGAACGAAAATACCACAAGTTCAGAAGCCTCCCAAGAAATTCTAAGAATTGAGAATCTTCACAAACGTTTTGGAAATCTTGAAGTTCTGAAGGGTGTAAATCTTTCGGTGAAGAAAGCGGAAACCATAGTTATAATTGGCCCCAGCGGTGGAGGTAAAAGTACGCTCTTAAGATGTATCAACAGACTTGAGGAATACCAAAGTGGAAAGATTTTTCTTGACGGAGTTGACATTCAGCAGATCGACGTCAACAAACTTAGGACGCGTGTCGGTATGGTTTTCCAACAGTTCAACTTGTTTCCACACATGAATGTTTTACAAAACCTTATTCTGGCACCGATGAAAGTCAAAAACATGCCTGAAGAGCAAGCCATCGAAAAAGCGCATGCGTTACTTCAGAGAGTAGGACTTCTGGACAAAATTTACGCTTTTCCAGAGCAACTTTCAGGGGGTCAAAAACAACGTGTTGCGATTGCGAGAGCTTTAATGATGGATCCGGAGGTTATGCTCTTTGATGAACCCACCTCAGCCCTTGATCCGGAGTTGGTGGGAGAAGTCTTGGAGGTTATGAAAAACCTTGCGGAGAGTGGTATGACCATGCTGGTAGTTACCCATGAAATGGGATTTGCACGGGATGTTGCTGACCGAATCGTATTCATAAGCAACGGCGTTGTTGAAGAAGAGGGACCTCCAGAACAGATATTGAAGAACCCACAAAAACAAAGAACTAAAGAGTTCCTGAGAAGAATTCTTGAATAG
- a CDS encoding DUF4912 domain-containing protein — protein sequence MWKELEEWLKQNLTIQELKAKAKELGLPVKKQMTKNDVRRMIEKFLERVRLGDQPQTNVSSAGSAQVQTQVTERQTPIREDLNLPETYNKDKLVAMPVNPYWIHLYWDFSEENRKFLSSGNVRKLVLRVYDVTFIEFDGTNAHRTFEVPIDLSIKNYYLNIPMPGAHYLGEIGYYDAEGRYVSIIRSNLCKVPTNSPSSSTRERWLDLRKHRRIVTPAAGMLTPIIERVPGSPHGLEHLFRISNVGSISVFQLSGKGI from the coding sequence ATGTGGAAGGAACTTGAGGAATGGCTCAAGCAGAACTTAACGATCCAGGAGCTGAAGGCCAAGGCCAAGGAGCTTGGTCTTCCGGTAAAAAAGCAGATGACGAAGAACGACGTCCGGCGCATGATCGAGAAATTCCTTGAAAGGGTCAGACTCGGTGACCAACCTCAAACGAACGTCTCCTCGGCGGGTAGTGCACAGGTTCAGACACAGGTTACTGAACGTCAAACTCCCATACGCGAGGATTTAAACCTTCCGGAAACTTACAACAAAGACAAACTCGTTGCGATGCCCGTCAATCCTTACTGGATCCACCTGTACTGGGACTTTTCCGAAGAAAACAGAAAATTCCTCTCCTCTGGTAACGTTCGAAAGCTCGTCCTGCGCGTCTATGATGTGACCTTCATCGAGTTTGACGGCACAAACGCCCACAGGACATTTGAAGTTCCGATTGACTTGTCTATCAAGAACTACTACTTGAACATCCCCATGCCGGGGGCACATTACCTTGGAGAAATCGGATACTACGACGCTGAAGGACGTTACGTTTCAATTATCCGCTCGAATTTGTGTAAAGTACCAACGAATTCTCCAAGTTCATCAACTCGTGAACGCTGGCTCGATCTGAGGAAGCACAGAAGAATCGTAACTCCAGCGGCAGGGATGCTCACCCCGATTATTGAGCGTGTACCCGGTTCACCTCACGGACTGGAGCATCTTTTTCGCATCTCCAACGTTGGTAGCATCAGTGTATTTCAACTCAGTGGGAAGGGGATATAA